The Elephas maximus indicus isolate mEleMax1 chromosome 19, mEleMax1 primary haplotype, whole genome shotgun sequence genome contains a region encoding:
- the SLC13A2 gene encoding solute carrier family 13 member 2 isoform X1 has translation MALLWCTEALPLAVTALFPIILFPMMGIMDASEGLSYLRDSNILFIGGLLVAIAVEHWNLHKRVALRVLLIIGVRPALLILGFMAVTAFLSMWISNTATTAMMVPIAHAVLEQLHSHPAGKDVEEGSNNPTFELQEPIPHKEMTKLDNGQVLPTLPAPSGPRARQSQEQLRFAKGMSLCVCYSASIGGIATLTGTTPNLVLQGQINSLFSQNANVVNFASWFGFAFPTMVILLLMAWLWLQIAFLGFNFQKNFGIGEEAREQEQTVFRVIQTEHRLLGPMTFAEKAVAIFFVTLVLLWFTREPGFFLGWGNLAFPNAKGESMLSDGTVAIFISIVMFIVPSKIPGLTQDPENPGKLKAPPALLNWKTVNEKMPWNVVLLLGGGFALAKGSERSGLSTWLGNQLTPLENVPPPAIAFILCLLVAAFTECASNVATTTIFLPILASMSRAICLHPLYVMLPCTLASSLAFMLPVATPPNAIVFSFGGLKVSDMARAGLLLNIIGVLVITLAINSWSYAIFDLHTFPSWAHIDNTTAHCQPNFMMPQP, from the exons ATGGCCCTCCTCTGGTGCACTGAAGCTCTGCCCCTGGCGGTCACTGCCCTCTTTCCCATCATCCTGTTCCCCATGATGGGCATCATGGATGCCTCTGAG GGCCTGAGT TACCTGAGGGACAGCAACATCCTGTTCATCGGGGGGCTGCTGGTGGCCATCGCTGTGGAGCACTGGAATCTGCACAAACGCGTCGCCCTCCGTGTGCTCCTCATCATTGGGGTGCGGCCCGCCCT GCTGATCCTGGGCTTCATGGCGGTCACAGCCTTCCTGTCCATGTGGATCAGCAACACAGCCACCACAGCCATGATGGTGCCCATCGCACATGCCGTCCTGGAGCAGCTACACAGCCATCCCGCCGGCAAGGACGTCGAGGAGGGCAGCAACAACCCTACCTTCGAGCTCCAGGAACCAATTCCCCACAAGGAGATGACCAAGCttg ATAACGGGCAGGTCCTCCCCACCCTGCCTGCTCCTTCTGGACCACGGGCACGTCAGAGCCAGGAACAGCTTCGCTTCGCTAAGGGCATGAGTCTGTGCGTGTGCTATTCGGCCAGCATCGGGGGCATAGCAACACTGACTGGCACCACACCCAACCTGGTGCTGCAAGGCCAGATCAACTC GCTCTTCTCCCAAAATGCCAATGTGGTGAACTTTGCTTCCTGGTTCGGCTTTGCATTCCCCACCATGGTCATCCTGCTGCTGATGGCCTGGCTATGGCTGCAGATCGCCTTCCTGGGGTTCAA CTTCCAGAAGAACTTTGGCATTGGAGAAGAGGCGCGGGAGCAAGAGCAGACAGTCTTTCGTGTCATCCAGACAGAGCACAGGCTGCTGGGCCCCATGACCTTTGCAGAAAAAGCTGTCGCCATCTTCTTTGTCACCCTGGTGCTACTCTGGTTCACCCGGGAGCCAGGCTTTTTCCTTGGCTGGGGCAACCTGGCTTTTCCCAACGCCAAGGGGGAAAG CATGTTGTCCGATGGGACAGTGGCCATCTTCATCAGCATAGTTATGTTCATCGTGCCCTCCAAGATCCCAGGGCTGACCCAGGACCCAG AAAATCCAGGGAAGCTGAAGGCCCCTCCTGCCCTCCTCAACTGGAAGACAGTGAATGAGAAGATGCCCTGGAATGTCGTGCTCTTGCTGGGTGGTGGCTTTGCCCTGGCCAAGGGCAGTGAG cgCTCGGGCCTGTCGACGTGGTTGGGGAACCAACTGACCCCACTGGAAAATGTGCCACCTCCTGCCATTGCCTTCATCCTCTGCCTCCTGGTTGCCGCCTTCACCGAGTGCGCCAGCAACGTGGCCACCACCACGATCTTTCTGCCCATCCTGGCCTCGATG TCTCGGGCCATCTGCCTCCACCCACTCTATGTCATGCTGCCCTGTACTCTGGCTTCCTCCCTGGCCTTCATGCTGCCTGTGGCCACCCCGCCCAATGCCATCGTCTTCTCCTTCGGGGGCCTCAAAGTGTCTGATATG GCTcgggcaggactcttgctcaaCATCATCGGGGTGCTGGTCATCACGCTGGCCATCAACAGCTGGAGCTATGCCATCTTCGACCTGCACACCTTCCCCTCCTGGGCCCACATTGACAACACCACAGCCCACTGCCAGCCCAACTTCATGATGCCCCAGCCCTAG
- the SLC13A2 gene encoding solute carrier family 13 member 2 isoform X2 produces MALLWCTEALPLAVTALFPIILFPMMGIMDASEVCIEYLRDSNILFIGGLLVAIAVEHWNLHKRVALRVLLIIGVRPALLILGFMAVTAFLSMWISNTATTAMMVPIAHAVLEQLHSHPAGKDVEEGSNNPTFELQEPIPHKEMTKLDNGQVLPTLPAPSGPRARQSQEQLRFAKGMSLCVCYSASIGGIATLTGTTPNLVLQGQINSLFSQNANVVNFASWFGFAFPTMVILLLMAWLWLQIAFLGFNFQKNFGIGEEAREQEQTVFRVIQTEHRLLGPMTFAEKAVAIFFVTLVLLWFTREPGFFLGWGNLAFPNAKGESMLSDGTVAIFISIVMFIVPSKIPGLTQDPENPGKLKAPPALLNWKTVNEKMPWNVVLLLGGGFALAKGSERSGLSTWLGNQLTPLENVPPPAIAFILCLLVAAFTECASNVATTTIFLPILASMSRAICLHPLYVMLPCTLASSLAFMLPVATPPNAIVFSFGGLKVSDMARAGLLLNIIGVLVITLAINSWSYAIFDLHTFPSWAHIDNTTAHCQPNFMMPQP; encoded by the exons ATGGCCCTCCTCTGGTGCACTGAAGCTCTGCCCCTGGCGGTCACTGCCCTCTTTCCCATCATCCTGTTCCCCATGATGGGCATCATGGATGCCTCTGAG GTCTGCATCGAGTACCTGAGGGACAGCAACATCCTGTTCATCGGGGGGCTGCTGGTGGCCATCGCTGTGGAGCACTGGAATCTGCACAAACGCGTCGCCCTCCGTGTGCTCCTCATCATTGGGGTGCGGCCCGCCCT GCTGATCCTGGGCTTCATGGCGGTCACAGCCTTCCTGTCCATGTGGATCAGCAACACAGCCACCACAGCCATGATGGTGCCCATCGCACATGCCGTCCTGGAGCAGCTACACAGCCATCCCGCCGGCAAGGACGTCGAGGAGGGCAGCAACAACCCTACCTTCGAGCTCCAGGAACCAATTCCCCACAAGGAGATGACCAAGCttg ATAACGGGCAGGTCCTCCCCACCCTGCCTGCTCCTTCTGGACCACGGGCACGTCAGAGCCAGGAACAGCTTCGCTTCGCTAAGGGCATGAGTCTGTGCGTGTGCTATTCGGCCAGCATCGGGGGCATAGCAACACTGACTGGCACCACACCCAACCTGGTGCTGCAAGGCCAGATCAACTC GCTCTTCTCCCAAAATGCCAATGTGGTGAACTTTGCTTCCTGGTTCGGCTTTGCATTCCCCACCATGGTCATCCTGCTGCTGATGGCCTGGCTATGGCTGCAGATCGCCTTCCTGGGGTTCAA CTTCCAGAAGAACTTTGGCATTGGAGAAGAGGCGCGGGAGCAAGAGCAGACAGTCTTTCGTGTCATCCAGACAGAGCACAGGCTGCTGGGCCCCATGACCTTTGCAGAAAAAGCTGTCGCCATCTTCTTTGTCACCCTGGTGCTACTCTGGTTCACCCGGGAGCCAGGCTTTTTCCTTGGCTGGGGCAACCTGGCTTTTCCCAACGCCAAGGGGGAAAG CATGTTGTCCGATGGGACAGTGGCCATCTTCATCAGCATAGTTATGTTCATCGTGCCCTCCAAGATCCCAGGGCTGACCCAGGACCCAG AAAATCCAGGGAAGCTGAAGGCCCCTCCTGCCCTCCTCAACTGGAAGACAGTGAATGAGAAGATGCCCTGGAATGTCGTGCTCTTGCTGGGTGGTGGCTTTGCCCTGGCCAAGGGCAGTGAG cgCTCGGGCCTGTCGACGTGGTTGGGGAACCAACTGACCCCACTGGAAAATGTGCCACCTCCTGCCATTGCCTTCATCCTCTGCCTCCTGGTTGCCGCCTTCACCGAGTGCGCCAGCAACGTGGCCACCACCACGATCTTTCTGCCCATCCTGGCCTCGATG TCTCGGGCCATCTGCCTCCACCCACTCTATGTCATGCTGCCCTGTACTCTGGCTTCCTCCCTGGCCTTCATGCTGCCTGTGGCCACCCCGCCCAATGCCATCGTCTTCTCCTTCGGGGGCCTCAAAGTGTCTGATATG GCTcgggcaggactcttgctcaaCATCATCGGGGTGCTGGTCATCACGCTGGCCATCAACAGCTGGAGCTATGCCATCTTCGACCTGCACACCTTCCCCTCCTGGGCCCACATTGACAACACCACAGCCCACTGCCAGCCCAACTTCATGATGCCCCAGCCCTAG